A window of Castanea sativa cultivar Marrone di Chiusa Pesio chromosome 1, ASM4071231v1 contains these coding sequences:
- the LOC142622912 gene encoding U-box domain-containing protein 45-like, translating into MAKCHRNVVGSLVLDSPTGSHSSIWTSFSGSAFRRKLFNAMSCGGGGSRHRSKSDFVAEDRSVSKPSKPPEKQKKAKSEKLSDLLKMAEYSSSETDTDVETKKKVEALEELKLVAKELQGEDSAKRKAAASNVRLRAKEDSEARATLAMLGAIPPLVGMLDHHENDAESQIASLYALLNLGIGNDANKAAIVKAGAVHNMLKLIESPNAPNPLVSEAIVANFLGLSALDLNKSVIGSSGAIPFLVKTLKDLDHQSSPQSKQDALRALYNLSIFSCNVPFILEADLIPLLLKTLGDMELSERCLAILSNLVSTPEGRKAISVAPDSFPVLIDALNWNDSPGCQEKASYILMVMAHKAYGDRQAMIEAGIASSLLELTLLGSTLAQKRASRILDCLRVDKGKQVSENYGGNLGAAVSAPIYGSSSSSTNPNGGPIECLEEAEDMMSEEKKAVKQLVQQSLQSNMRRIVKRANLPQDFVPSDHFKSLTASSTSKSLPF; encoded by the exons ATGGCGAAGTGTCACAGAAACGTCGTCGGATCTCTAGTCCTCGACAGCCCCACCGGCAGCCACTCCAGTATATGGACCTCGTTCTCCGGCTCCGCATTCCGCCGCAAACTCTTCAACGCCATGAGCTGCGGCGGCGGCGGTTCCCGCCACCGCTCCAAGAGCGATTTCGTCGCAGAAGACAGATCGGTCTCGAAACCCTCGAAGCCGCCGGAGAAGCAGAAGAAGGCCAAGTCGGAGAAGCTCTCCGATCTTCTCAAAATGGCGGAGTACTCCTCGTCGGAGACGGACACCGACGTGGAGACGAAGAAGAAAGTGGAGGCCCTGGAGGAGCTGAAGCTCGTAGCAAAGGAACTACAAGGCGAGGATTCAGCGAAACGAAAAGCCGCCGCCAGCAATGTGAGGCTTCGCGCCAAGGAAGACTCGGAAGCCAGAGCCACTCTCGCCATGCTCGGAGCGATCCCTCCCCTCGTCGGAATGCTCGATCATCACGAAAACGACGCCGAATCTCAGATCGCTTCGCTCTACGCGCTTCTCAATCTCGGAATCGGCAACGACGC GAACAAAGCGGCCATTGTGAAAGCTGGTGCTGTTCACAACATGCTAAAGCTTATAGAATCTCCAAATGCTCCGAACCCATTAGTGTCCGAAGCTATAGTGGCGAATTTCCTTGGCTTGAGTGCATTGGATTTGAACAAATCGGTGATTGGATCATCGGGTGCAATCCCATTCTTGGTAAAAACGCTTAAAGATTTAGACCATCAAAGTAGCCCCCAATCCAAGCAAGATGCCCTTCGAGCGCTCTACAATCTCTCAATCTTCTCGTGCAATGTTCCATTCATTTTGGAAGCCGATTTGATCCCACTTCTATTGAAAACACTCGGGGATATGGAATTAAGTGAAAGATGCCTTGCAATTCTTAGCAATTTGGTATCAACCCCGGAAGGTCGAAAGGCAATTAGTGTTGCCCCGGATTCATTTCCAGTATTGATTGATGCTTTGAATTGGAACGATTCACCGGGTTGCCAAGAAAAAGCATCATATATTTTGATGGTGATGGCACACAAAGCCTATGGTGATAGGCAAGCGATGATCGAGGCTGGAATTGCGTCGTCCTTGCTAGAATTAACGCTTTTGGGTAGCACATTGGCCCAAAAGAGGGCTTCAAGGATCTTAGATTGTTTGAGagtggataaaggaaagcaagtttCAGAGAATTATGGTGGGAATTTGGGTGCGGCGGTATCTGCTCCTATTTATGGGTCTTCATCATCTTCTACAAACCCGAATGGGGGTCCAATTGAGTGTTTGGAGGAGGCAGAAGATATGATGAGTGAAGAGAAGAAAGCAGTTAAGCAATTAGTCCAACAGAGTTTGCAAAGTAACATGAGGAGAATTGTTAAAAGGGCAAATTTGCCTCAAGATTTCGTTCCATCAGATCATTTCAAGTCCCTCACAGCTAGTTCGACTTCAAAGAGCTTGCCATTTTGA